In the Exiguobacterium sp. BMC-KP genome, CCGGTGTACAGATCCGGATTTCCATACCACTGAGTGCTCCACCAATCATCAATGAATGCGCCATGTTATTCCCATCTCCGATATACGTCAAAACCTGTCCAGCCCGTGTTCCAAACGTTTCTTCAATCGTTAGCAAATCAGCGAGCACTTGGCAAGGATGATGCAAATCCGTCAGTCCATTAATGATTGGAATCGTGCCATGCGTAGCAAGCGTCTCGACGATGTCATGACCGAATGTCCGGATCATTAGTGCATCGACATAACGGCTCATGACTTGAATCGTATCCGAGAGCGGCTCGCCCCGTCCGATCTGCATATCCGCGCCACTTAGAACGATTGGATGCCCTCCTAGTTCGACGACGCCCACCTCAAACGATAAACGCGTCCGTGTCGATGCCTTTTCAAACAAGAGCGCTACTTTTTTATTTTTCAACACCTCTTCATACTTATTCGGTTGTTGTTTGATATCTTTCGCGAGGACCAATAAATCAGTAAGTGCTTCCGGTGTCAGTTCCGCCATCGTCAAAAAATGCTGCAGTTGTTGCATCGTCTTCATTTCACTTCCTCCTTGATTGGTTGTGTCCATGTATGAAGTGGCTTCACAGCATAAGGCTGCTGTTCTGTCGCTTGTAAATGATAGTGCGCTAGTTCCGGTTCTGTTAAGACTTGTACCCCAGCAGCCAGCGCTGCTGCGCGACTCGCTTTTTCTTCTGTTACGTGTGAATAGAAGATGGCACAACTTGCCCAATCAATCGTTTCATCTAACGGTACGCCTATTCCGAATGCTTCTGTATCTGCTCCCGCAACGATCATGTCTCTTGTCGTCAAATGACGCTTCGTCGTCTCGTCGAAGATAAACCGTTCTAACGCGAATCCATCTGTCGTCCATTGAAGGGTTTCACCTGTCGAACGCATGACGGGACCGGTTTTAGGATCGACTCCTTGTAGTTTCAGTGTTGAAAAAACAGGTGTCTTGACGGCATGGAAATTAAGTTTCGTCTGTTCCGTCGGTAGTTCGATCGCTTGTCCAGCTGCTGCTTGGACTGCCCATTGTAAAATCGGTTGACCCGTTACTTTTGCGACGATTGGCAATGTCCGAGAGGCCCGTGGATTGATCTCAAGAACGTAGACCTGGTCTTGATGCAGGACGAATTGAATATTAAACGCTCCTTTGTATGCCATCTGTTGCCCGATCATCTGTGCAATCCGTGCTACTTCGTCTTGAACAGTAGCGCTGAGCGATACGGGTGGTAAAATCATCGTCGAGTCTCCAGAGTGAACCCCTGCCCGTTCCAATTGTTCCATCAAAATTGGAACATACGTCGTTGTTCCATTCGTGATGCAATCGACTTCGATTTCTTTTCCTTGAAGATAAGCATCCACAAGGACAGGGAATGACAATTCTGAAGCGATTGCCTCTAACTGCTGTTGGTTGTGAATAATATGCATTCCTTTTCCTCCGATGACATAAGAAGGACGAATCATGACAGGATAGCCGATTGTTGTTGCAACTTCTGTCATTTTCTCGTGTGTCGTGACTTCTTGTCCCGGAATTCGATCGACACCGATGTCGTCTAAAAATTGATAGAACCGCTCACGGTCTTCCATCTGATCAATGACATCTGCTGTCGTTCCAAGAAGGTGATAGCCTGCTTGCTCAAGACCCGCCGCAAGAGCAATCCCCGTTTGTCCTCCGAACTGAACTAATACGTCTTGGCACTCTTCTGCTTCTAGCACATGTATGACGTCTTCGAGTGTCAACGGCTCGACATACAAGCGATCCGCGACTTCGAAGTCGGTCGAGACCGTCTCTGGATTATTGTTGATCATGATCGTTTCGTAACCGGATGCTTGTAGCGCACGCACGGCGTGAACAGAACAATAATCAAATTCGATCCCTTGACCGATTCGAATCGGTCCAGCACCGATCACAGCGACTTTCTTTTTCGTTGATGCCATGACTTCCGTCTGTCCGCTCCAGTTTCCGTAGAAATAAGGGGTTGTGCTCTTGAACTCTCCCGCGCACGTATCAATCATGTGATAGACAGGAGTGATGCCTTGCTCTTTCCGTAAGTGCTCGATGTCTACAGAACTGACACCTGTCAAAAATGCAATCTGCTCGTCCGTGAAGCCCATCATCTTCGCAGTTTTGATAGAAGAGATATCTGTCGTTTTGATTTTTAATTGTTGATCGACGAGTCGTTTGAGTACTTTGACGAATAAGGCTTGCACCTTCGTCTGCTCGACAAGTTTTTCGACGGTCGTCACCTCGCGATCCAGTAGCGCGAGCATTGCAAGCAATCGACGATCTGTCGGCGCCATCACTTCTTCCCATAACGCGTTGATATCAGCTGTTTTCATCCATGTTGGATAAAGAGGAGCTTGTTCGATTCCTGCACCACGCCATGCTTTTTGCAATGCTTCTTCTAGCGTTTTTCCCATCGCCATGCTTTCACCGGTCGCCTTCATTTGTGTCCCAAGCGTCCGGTCACTGCTAGCAAACAAATCGAATGGGAAACATGGTACTTTTGCCGTGATGTAATCCATCGTCGGTTCAAAGCTTGCCATGGTTTCCTTCGTAACAGGATTGATGCAGTCATCGAGTCGTTCGCCAAGCGCAAGACGCGTCGCTAATTTCGCGATCGGATACCCGGTCGCTTTTGAAGCAAGTGCTGAAGAACGACTGACACGTGGATTGACTTCAATGACGAAATAGCGTTCTTCCGTCGGGTGGATCGCGAACTGGATGTTACATCCACCGATCACACCGAGATGCGACACGATTTTACGAGCTTCCGTGCGCAATTGTTGATTCATCCGATCCGAAATCGATTGAATCGGTGCAAAAACGACCGAGTCTCCGGTATGGACGCCGACGGGATCAATGTTTTCCATATTACAGACGATGATCGTCGTATCTGCGCTGTCACGCATGACTTCGTATTCAACTTCTTTATAACCCGCGATACTTACTTCAACCAGACACTGTGAAATCGGACTCGCTTGTAGACCGTTTTGTGCTAACAGACGGGCTTCATCTTTCGTTAAGGCAATGCCACCACCCGTTCCTCCGAGCGTAAAGGCGGGGCGGATGACGAGTGGTACACCATGCACTGCCATGAAATCTTCAAGCTCTGCTAGCGACTCGATCGTTTGGCTTTCCGGAAGTGGTTGCGCCAGTTCAATCATTTTTTGCTTGAATCGCTCACGGTCTTCGCCGTCCCGGATTGTCTCAAGTGACGTTCCGAGAAGTTCGACACCGTATTGTTCTAGCACTCCTGCTTCTTCGAGTGACATTGCAAGATTGAGTGCCGTTTGTCCACCGACCGTCGCTAGAAGGTGTGATGGTCGATCTTGTTCGATGATAGCCGTTGCTTTTTCAAGAGTCATCGCCTCAATGTAGACATGATCTGCCGTGCTCGGATCCGTCATAATAGTAGCCGGATTCGAATTCATTAAGATGACCTCGCATCCCGCTTCTCGAAGCGCCTGACAGGCTTGTGTGCCGGAATAATCAAATTCTGCTGCTTGCCCGATGACGATCGGACCCGAACCGATGACGAGTACTTTCTGTTTATCCCACATATGCTACCTCCTGATGTAATACGGTATTTACGAATTGATCGAAGACGACCATCGCCTCTGTCGGTCCCGGACTCGCTTCTGGATGAAATTGGACTGTCATGATTGGTAAAGTAGGATGAATCAATCCTTCGACGGATCCATCATTGATATGTTCGTACGCGAGTTCCATTTCAGATGTTGTGATACTTTTGGCATCAACGGCATACCCATGATTCTGAGACGTCATGAACACTTGTCCAGACGCTAAGTGACGAACGGGATGATTTGCCCCACGATGCCCATGATGTTGTTTTAATAAGGTACAGCCGAACGCATGAGCGAGGACTTGATGCCCCATACAAATTCCGAGCGTCGGATAGCTCGTCGCTAGTTCACGGATTCCTGAAAGAAATGGATCGAGTTGTGTCGGATTACCGGGTCCGTTGGAAAACAGAAGACCATCCGGTGCAAGCGCTTGAATCCGTTCTGGTGTCGTATCATACGGTACGACTGTTATCCGCATATGTCGTTCAAGCAAGGCGTCGATCATCGATTGCTTCACACCATAATCGATACAGACGACATGTCCTTGTTCCACTTCCGGTACGTATTCGATATCTGACGTCGTCGAGACGGAGGCGATATACGCTGTGTCTATAGTCTCAAGGGATGTCATGTCTTCTTGCATCATGTCACCAAACTGGTCACCCTCCGTCCGTAACAGATGCACAAGGGAACGAGTATCCACTCCCGACAGGATGGGAACGTTCGCTTCGCTTAACCAACTCGCAAGTGATGTCCCTTCCCCGTCCTCTGCTAATGTTTGGACGACGACTCCAGCGACTTGGACCTGCTTGCTTTCTGAAGCCTCCACTTGTATGCCGTACTGTCCAATCAATGGGTACGTGAAGACGAGAATCTGTCCCTGATAAGACGGATCCGTCAGGACTTCCTGATATCCTGTCATCCCTGTGAAAAAAACGACTTCTCCTTTGACAGGTGCTGTTCCTTGCCACGAACCGGTAAACGTCGTTCCGTTCGCAAGTGTTAGTTTTCCGGATTGTTTCATACGATAACCTCCTGTTGACAAACAAGTTGTATTTTTTCGACCGCTTGCATGAGTTCCTGTTCTGTTACGAACAGCGATGGCAGCAAACGAATGACAGAGGGACCAGCCGAGACGACGAGAAGACCCTCTTGGCGTAAAGCGTCAATGAGCGATGCAACAGGAATCGTACACTCGATGCCAATCATCAAACCGCGCCCTCGAACAGAGCGGACAATCGTATCTGGTAAGCTTTGTGTCAATTGCTGGCGCAAAAATTCTCCTTTTTCTTGAACATCCGCCATGACTTCCTCACTCAATAAAAGATCAAGTGTTGCTTCTGCAGCTGTCATCGCAAGCGGATTCCCACCGAAAGTCGAGCCATGAGAACCAGGCGTAAACACTTCAGCCGCCTCTGCCGTTGCGAGTAATGCCCCGACTGCAAGCCCACTTCCAAGTCCTTTCGCAAGAGTGATGATATCTGGTATTAGTGGTGTCTGCTCAAACGCAAAACGAGATCCCGTTCGACCGATACCCGTTTGCACTTCGTCGACGATGATTTTGACGTCATACAATCTCGCCTGTTCCATCAATGTCTCAAGCCACGTATCGTCTGCAACGACGACACCACCCTCTCCTTGAATGATTTCAAGCCAAACGGCAGCTGTTTGTTCCGTGATTTCTGCTAAACTCTCCATATCGTTAAATGGTAAATGTTTAAATCCATTCACCATCTCTCCGTATCCTGCTTTGATTTTCTCCTGTCCTGTCGCGCCCATCATCGCAAACGTTCGCCCATGGAACGATTGTTTGAACGTGATGACCTCCGTTTTCCCTGTCCATTTTCGAACAAGTTTATACGCCGCCTCGTTCGCTTCCGCACCACTATTACAAAAGAAGGCATGACTGAGATGACTGTCTTCTGTTAATCGCTGCGCTACTCGCTCTTGTTGCGCAATTTGAAATAGATTCGACGTATGCCAAATCTGATTCAATTGTTCTTCTAGTCGTTGCTGAATATAAGGGTGCCGATGCCCCGTGTTGCAAACAGCAATCCCCATGATGAAATCGAGATATGTTTTTCCTGTCGTATCCTCAACGATCGACCCTTGTCCTTTGACCAATTCCACATTAGTACGTTGATAAGTGGGCAGTAGTGCGCTCATGTAATTCCTCCTTGATTCGTGTCCCGATAGCCGCTACGTTTTTTCCCGATCGGATGATGACTTCCGGTATGCCATGTTGCGCTGCCTGCATCATCGCTTCAACTTTTGGAATCATCCCACCGTAAATTTCCCCGGACGCTATTGCTGCCTCGATCGCTGCATAGGTAATCTCCGATTGATAGTCACCGTTTACTTTTACTCCCTCGACATCCGTCAACAATTCGAATCGATCGACGGACCAAGCTTTTGCGACTGCAATGGCACATGCATCTCCGTTACTGTTCAAGGCACCTTGTTCTCCTGTAACGAGAGACGTGACGACGGGCACATAACCATTCGTACTTAATACCGTGAACAATCGTGGATGAATGTGTGTGATATGACCGACTGCCCCGAGTCCTTTGACTTTTTTACCATGGACACTCGCACCGTCTAGACCACTCATCCCGACCGCTGGTATTCCTGCCTGATTCAATTGTTGGACGATACCGGATTGAACTTCACCGGCGAGAATGCGTCTTGCCCCAAGTAAGACACCATCCGTCGTCACACGTACACCGTCCCGAAACACGGGTTGGATGCCCTCTTGTTCGCAGTAACTAGATAAAAGTGGTCCGCCGCCATGGACGATCAATAGTTCGTTTCCTGTTTCGACCCATGCTTTCCATTCTTCAAAGTATCGTGTATCAAGTTGTTCCCAGACACTACCACCTAGTTTGATGACTTTTCGTTTCGTCATGTCCGATAACTCGCATTGATTTTGACGTAATCGTATGTCAGGTCACAACCATAGGCGTGTCCTTGTCCTGTACCGTCATGCAAATCGATATGAATCCGGACGTCCTGCTGTGCCAAATCCTTCGAAGCAACCGTTTCATCGAATAAGACAGGCATACTCTGTTGCAACACCCACTGCGAGCCAATTTTGATATCAACGTTCGAGACATCGAGCGGCTCCTTGATACTGCCAACTGCAGCGATGATTCGTCCCCAGTTCGCATCTTCCCCAAAGATGGCTGTTTTGACGAGAGACGATCCGACGACTTGTTTGGCGATCATCCGCGCTACTTCATCAGTTTGTGTTCCGTCTACCGTCACTTCGATCAACTTCGTCGCACCTTCCCCGTCCCGCGCAATCTGTTTCGCTAAATCTTGGCAAACCGTTTCGATCGCCTGTTCGAATGCTAACGCTTCGTCTGTCCCTTCAACGATCGTTGCTCCTCCTGCAGCTCCGCTCGCTAAAATCATCACCATGTCATTCGTCGAACTGTCACCATCTACGGTAATGCAGTTGAACGTCCGATGAATCGTCCGGCGTAATAGTGTCTGTAAGACATCCGGTTCAATCGTTGCATCGGTCGTCAAGAACCCAAGCATCGTTGCCATGTTCGGGTGAATCATCCCTGACCCTTTCGCCACGCCACATACTGAAATTTGAACATCCCCTTGCATGTATTGTTGACCAGCTGATTTCGTACCGGTATCGGTCGTCAGGATCGCATGGGCAAAATCATTCGCGGCATCCTTGTCATTTGTAGGTATCAGCTGTGGAATACCTGCCAGTAACGTATCAATGGCTAACGGTTGACCAATGATTCCTGTTGAAGCAATCGCGACTTGTTCTGGAGCAATTCCGAAGTGGGTCGCTAACGCTTGTTGGGATGTATACGCATGTGATAGACCAAGTTCTCCTGTGCAGGCATTCGCATTTCCGCTGTTGACGAGGACTGCATGAATGTGTCCTTGTGACGCCTGTAACGCTTGCTTCGTCACAGTGATCGGTGCTGCTTGCACCTGATTCGTCGTATAGACAGCTGCGGCACTTGCGCCTTCCTCACACCAAATCAAACCAAGATCCTTCCGCTTTCGCTTTAGCCCGACGTGTACCCCTGAAGCTTGAAATCCCTTCGGTGTCGTGATCGTCAATGGGGTCTCTATTTGTACTTGCCACACAGGCGTTCCTCCTCTTTCATCTCAAAGTATTTAAATATAGATCGGTTGTTGGGTCAGACCAGACATTTCATCAAATCCTGCTAAAATGTTGGCATTTTGAACGGCTTGTCCGGCAGCTCCTTTTTGCATGTTATCGATGACTGAAACGATGGTCACGCGCCCTGTCCGATCATCCTTATAGACGGTCAAATCACAGTGATTACTCCCGACGACGGACTTGATTTCCGGATCAGCCTGTTGGATTCGGACGAATGGTTCCGTTGCATACTGGTCAATCAACCAGGATCGCCACTCCGCTTCCGATAAATCAATCAACGGCTGGACCGTCATAATCGCCATAATTCCTCGATTGATCGGTAGTAGTTGGGTCGAGAACGTGATCGGATCCGATGATCCAGTCCATTCGAAAAGTGCCTGCTCAATTTCCGGAATGTGCTGATGCTGATTCACTTTATACAAACGAACGTTTTCGCTGGAATGGACATGATGCGTTTGTGCCGTTAACGTTTTGCCAGCCCCCGTTAGACCAGAAGAAGCTTGAATGATGATTTGAGATGGATCGATTTTTTTCTCTTTTAAGAATGGTGTCAGTCCGAGCAAAACTGCTGTCGCGTAACAGCCCGGATTCGCAATCCATTTACTTGCCGCGACAGCTTGACGATTCCACTCCGGTAATCCGTAAGCTGCTTTTTTTTGTATGTCCACAGCTACTGGTTCCTTGTTGTACCACGTTGCATATATGTCAGACGGAAGTCGTAAATCACCACTTAAATCAATGATGTAACCGGACCAGTTTTGAAGTTGTTCTAGGTACTGTTTTGAGATTCCGCTCGGTGTTGCTAAGAAGACCATTTCTGTTTCTGTTTCTATAAGATTTCCTATTGAGAAAGAAGTTAAGGATGAGTATGTTTTTTTATTCATGAATGGGAATACGTCATTCATCTCTTCACCTGCCATCGAATCACTCATTAAGCAGACGATTTCAAAAGAAGGATGTGCTTCTAACAACCGAATCAGCTCAATTCCGGTATATCCTGTTACTCCAATAATGGTGCATTTCATATCTGTCCGCTCCCCTTCGAAGAATGTTATACCGATTTAAACATATGTATATTTATACTGTCAATTGAATTTTTATTAGTTTTTACACAAAAAAGAAGCGTTGAAGCGATTGTCTTATAGAAGACAGTCCCTTCAACGCTTCTTTTACTTCTATCTGCTTAACGCTTTTCAGCACGTTGCGCTACGAGATGATCAATTCCAAATACACCTGCACCCATAATCGCAACGACTACCACAAAAATCAGTGTAAACATATGTATCCTCCTCATCGTTCACAAAAATGTCATTTGATACTTCCTATTGTGCAAGATTTGAAGGAAAAAAGAAAGCGTTTACGACAAAAAATCGCCACATTTATAATTTTTTATATTTTTTATAGAAACGCTTATGGTTGACGCCATCCATAATATTCGTTAGTATTACGTTTGTTCAATGCTTTTGTGCATAAAAGCGTGTTAGCAACAGAGAGCTATTATACTTTCATATTCATTTAAGGAGGTGGAAGCATGCGCATGTCATTCCGTGAATCCGCAGCTATCCTAGGAATCAGCATCATTATTTTATTGTCCGCGTTATTCGGTGCCAAAGCCGAACCGCATCTTGCCATCTTATCCAGTCTTATTTTCGTCTCAGGATATGCCGTTTACCGTGGTTTTAAGTTCGAAGACGTCGAACATCATATGATTCAAGGTATTCGGGAAGCGATTAAACCCATCTTGATCATGCTACTCGTCGGTATGACGATCGCGGTCTGGATGATGAGTGGCGCAGTGCCGACCCTTCTTCATTTTGGTTTATCTACACTTTCAGCGACTTGGTTCGCTCCAAGTGCGCTTCTGATCGCGATGGTCGTTTCGACCTTTACGGGTAGTTCTTTTACAACAATCGGTACGGTCGGTGTTGCCTTAATGGGAATCGCGATTGCACTAGGCGTCAATCCGGCACTTGCAGCAGGAGCAATCATCAGTGGTGCGTGTTTCGGAGATAAGATGTCACCCTTATCGGACACAACGAATTTTGCACCGGGAATCGTTAACGTTTCCGTATTTGATCATATTCGTTTCATGATGGGAACGACGATTCCTGCTATCACGATTACGTTCATCTTATTCTTCATCTTTGGACGTAGTAGTGGTACTGTCGATTCATCTGCTGTTCAAACGACACAACAAGAGTTAGCTCGTTTGTTTGACTTATCACCTTGGACATTGCTTTCACCATTGCTCGTCATGGTGTTAGCGCTACGTAAGATGCCTGTCATCCCAACACTCATTGCAGGTGTGTTGAGTGGATTACTATTAACAGGTCTCGTACAAGGAAACTGGAGCATCTCGAACTGGATGGCAGTCATTCAGAATGGTTTAAAATTAGAATCGTCTAGTAAGACTGTTACGGCAATCATTACTAAAGGTGGATTGCAATCGATGATGTGGTCGGTTTCACTCGTCATGCTCGCCCTTGCTTTCGGTGGCGTCTTGCGTGGTATCGGTGTCATCGATGTCGTCATTGAACGGACGGTTTCCCGATTGAAACGCGATGGTAGCATCATCTCATCGGTTGCCTTATCATCGATCGGTGTTAACTTGATGGCTGGGGAACAATACTTGTCCATCTTGCTACCGGGTCAAGCATTCAAGAAAATTTTCGAAGAGCGTCAGATTGATCCGCGTTTCCTTTCTCGTTCACTCGAGGATGGTGGAACACTCGTCAATCCACTCATTCCGTGGGGAGTTTCTGGAGCATTCTTCGCTTCTACTCTTGGTGTCCCAGTAACCGAATACGTCCCGTTCGCATTCTTTTTACTTCTTTCACCATTGTTTACGTTCTTGCTTGCTTTTCTTCGTCCGACGAAAATCGAAACGAAACAGACACTCGCTTCTTAAGTCAATTCTCATGTTAGAGATCCGATATGATATATCGGGTCTTTTTTTCCGACCGCTATCTTCTTTATTCCTTATCAAATACGTCAGATTTGAGACGAAAACGGCTTGGAATCGCGTTTTTTTTAAGAATCATGTGTAAAGATGAAACGAACTGGGAATATACCAAACATAAGAATAAAAATTACAGAGAATGATAGAGAGAGAGTACATTCCTGTTCGACCAAGGAATGACTTCGATGTAATTGTGGGAGGAGTTAATATGATCAAACGTGGTACGCTGGAGCGACTTGATGGCAAATACGCTGTCCTACTGTGGGAAAATGGTTCAAGTTTCATTCCACGACGTTATTTACCACCTGAAGCACGGTTAGGCGATACGATTATCTTTGACGGTACAACTTATACGTTAGATGTCAGCAATTCATCACCCTCTTCCTTTCAGACATTTTCGTTTCGGCAAATGGGTTGATGATCGATAAAAAGCCATTCCATCTCGTGTATTGACTATAGAGAAGAATTTTCTCTCATCAGTCTTTCATGAAACGAATGGCTTTTTTGCTTTATCTCCGAACATATAGGGAGTGATCGCAACAAGATGGACAAGGAAAGTGATGAATATCAGATATTTCGATTCGTTCCAACACCGTCTGATCATGTGGACATTCATAATGTGGCTCGACGACATCGAGCTGCAAGAACAATGCACACCAAAAGCGATTCGAAAACCGGGAACATGTCGGACAATGATATAGATCTAATTGATGTGGTACCCATCCATCCGCTAATTCTTCTTGGTGAAGCTGGTAGTGCTGAATTAAGCGAAAACGATTCCAGTCATCCAAATACGCCCGTTGTAGGATCGGTTCATGCATTGAAGGGACGAACCAAAGAGGAAGACCCGTCATGAACGCTTCGACCCCTTGCGTCAAGAGAGCAGGAAACGTTGGCCACCCATCTAGTTGACCGAGTTGAAATGTTTGTTGAAAGGAGCAGTTGCGGCATCGGAGTTCCATCGTCATCCTCCTGTTCGTTTCACCATCTCTTTTAACATCTGTTCCGTCACAGGACCGACGTGTTTCGCGAGAATCGTTCCTTTCTGGTCTAATACATAGGTTGCTGGCATTGCTACAAGACGATACGCATCCTCAGACGTTCCTTCCCGATCATATAACACAGGATATTCCACAGGTGTTTGCTTCAAAAAATCCGCGACATCCGAAACACGTCGCTCTGAAGTCGTGACATTGATTCCGTAGACCGGTATATCGGTATGTTGTGAGAAGGCGTTCAGTTCTGGAATCTCCTGTTTGCAAGGTGGACACCACGTCGCCCAAAAATTAATGACAAAGACATCATGATTGATTTCGTCTAGATTGATGGTTTTTCCTTCTTGTCGCAAGGATAGATTTGGGGCTTTCATCCCTACTTCTAGACCACCTTGCGATGCTTGTTTTTGTTGTTGTTCCACTTTCGACTGCTTTTCGTCATATGTACGATAACCTTGGTAGGCAATACCAATGACCGCAATCGCTAGGATCAGATAGATCAGCGTTTTTTTCACATCTAACCCCCTCCTTCTTTGTTAAGTGTAGCAGACTTCCTCTTTTCGTCCTTCTTCTTTTATCAACAAAAAAGCGAACTCTTCTGCATCGTATGCCAAAAGAATTCGCTACATTTTATAGGATTGACTTCTTAAACGATTCAACCGTTAGTTAAAACGTGGTAGTTGTTTTTTGACTTGACGATTATCTTTGACGCTACCGACTGCTTCTGCTCCACCTAAAGCTTCGTTCAAGGACGTCTTTCCTTCCTTGACTTCTAGACGTCGATTGAATACCGATCGATTATCGACAGATGCAACGAGGATCGATGCGACATCCGTTTCCGAAATCGTCGCGTCCTTCGTATCCTTTAAATCTTCATCCGCTTCAATCAAACCACGCCCCTCACCTGTTGTGATGGCTACGGGACAAATAATCGTATACGTCAAACCACTATGTTCAATCTGTTCTTCTGCAGCATTTTTAGCAGCATAGAACGGATAGACATCTTTCTTAAATTGCTCAGGTCGATCTGCACCATAAGCGCTCAATAACACAAAGTGACGGACACGCGCTTTTTTCGCTGCATCGATTGTTTTTAAGGCAACCGTCCGATCCAGCAGTTCAATTTCTGTCGCTTCACCATCTACTCCTGCGGTTGCCGCACAAATGACTGCATCCTGTCCTGCGACTCCGTGCTCAATGACTTTTTCGAGTTCTGTTTCGATGTCGACATAATGAGCCTTTACACCGAGTTTTTCGAATCGTTCCACCAAATGTTCGTGACGAACGATGACCGTGACCTGATGACCCTTGGCAAGTGATTTGACGACGCGCGCTCCAATCGTACCGGATGCACCTACGACTAGTACTTTCATATGGGGGGTCCCTCCTCGATAAGTTAGTCACCTTCGTGGAATGTTAAGATGTCGTGTCCGAAAATCATCGATT is a window encoding:
- the argJ gene encoding bifunctional glutamate N-acetyltransferase/amino-acid acetyltransferase ArgJ, whose amino-acid sequence is MWQVQIETPLTITTPKGFQASGVHVGLKRKRKDLGLIWCEEGASAAAVYTTNQVQAAPITVTKQALQASQGHIHAVLVNSGNANACTGELGLSHAYTSQQALATHFGIAPEQVAIASTGIIGQPLAIDTLLAGIPQLIPTNDKDAANDFAHAILTTDTGTKSAGQQYMQGDVQISVCGVAKGSGMIHPNMATMLGFLTTDATIEPDVLQTLLRRTIHRTFNCITVDGDSSTNDMVMILASGAAGGATIVEGTDEALAFEQAIETVCQDLAKQIARDGEGATKLIEVTVDGTQTDEVARMIAKQVVGSSLVKTAIFGEDANWGRIIAAVGSIKEPLDVSNVDIKIGSQWVLQQSMPVLFDETVASKDLAQQDVRIHIDLHDGTGQGHAYGCDLTYDYVKINASYRT
- the argC gene encoding N-acetyl-gamma-glutamyl-phosphate reductase, coding for MKCTIIGVTGYTGIELIRLLEAHPSFEIVCLMSDSMAGEEMNDVFPFMNKKTYSSLTSFSIGNLIETETEMVFLATPSGISKQYLEQLQNWSGYIIDLSGDLRLPSDIYATWYNKEPVAVDIQKKAAYGLPEWNRQAVAASKWIANPGCYATAVLLGLTPFLKEKKIDPSQIIIQASSGLTGAGKTLTAQTHHVHSSENVRLYKVNQHQHIPEIEQALFEWTGSSDPITFSTQLLPINRGIMAIMTVQPLIDLSEAEWRSWLIDQYATEPFVRIQQADPEIKSVVGSNHCDLTVYKDDRTGRVTIVSVIDNMQKGAAGQAVQNANILAGFDEMSGLTQQPIYI
- the nhaC gene encoding Na+/H+ antiporter NhaC, which translates into the protein MRMSFRESAAILGISIIILLSALFGAKAEPHLAILSSLIFVSGYAVYRGFKFEDVEHHMIQGIREAIKPILIMLLVGMTIAVWMMSGAVPTLLHFGLSTLSATWFAPSALLIAMVVSTFTGSSFTTIGTVGVALMGIAIALGVNPALAAGAIISGACFGDKMSPLSDTTNFAPGIVNVSVFDHIRFMMGTTIPAITITFILFFIFGRSSGTVDSSAVQTTQQELARLFDLSPWTLLSPLLVMVLALRKMPVIPTLIAGVLSGLLLTGLVQGNWSISNWMAVIQNGLKLESSSKTVTAIITKGGLQSMMWSVSLVMLALAFGGVLRGIGVIDVVIERTVSRLKRDGSIISSVALSSIGVNLMAGEQYLSILLPGQAFKKIFEERQIDPRFLSRSLEDGGTLVNPLIPWGVSGAFFASTLGVPVTEYVPFAFFLLLSPLFTFLLAFLRPTKIETKQTLAS
- a CDS encoding DUF3006 domain-containing protein, whose protein sequence is MIKRGTLERLDGKYAVLLWENGSSFIPRRYLPPEARLGDTIIFDGTTYTLDVSNSSPSSFQTFSFRQMG
- a CDS encoding TlpA family protein disulfide reductase, giving the protein MKKTLIYLILAIAVIGIAYQGYRTYDEKQSKVEQQQKQASQGGLEVGMKAPNLSLRQEGKTINLDEINHDVFVINFWATWCPPCKQEIPELNAFSQHTDIPVYGINVTTSERRVSDVADFLKQTPVEYPVLYDREGTSEDAYRLVAMPATYVLDQKGTILAKHVGPVTEQMLKEMVKRTGG
- a CDS encoding NAD(P)H-binding protein, whose amino-acid sequence is MKVLVVGASGTIGARVVKSLAKGHQVTVIVRHEHLVERFEKLGVKAHYVDIETELEKVIEHGVAGQDAVICAATAGVDGEATEIELLDRTVALKTIDAAKKARVRHFVLLSAYGADRPEQFKKDVYPFYAAKNAAEEQIEHSGLTYTIICPVAITTGEGRGLIEADEDLKDTKDATISETDVASILVASVDNRSVFNRRLEVKEGKTSLNEALGGAEAVGSVKDNRQVKKQLPRFN